The Burkholderia lata genome contains a region encoding:
- a CDS encoding cobyrinate a,c-diamide synthase has protein sequence MLACPALFVSAPASGQGKTSVTAGLARLHRRLGRRVRVFKTGPDFLDPMLLERASGAPVHALDLGMVGEAGCRALLADAARDADLILIEGVMGLFDGTPSSADLAAAFGVPVVAVISAKSMAQTFAAIAFGLARFRPGLPFHGVLANRVGSERHAELLQQALPDDLRWLGHVPADAGIALPERHLGLHQPSDIDDLDARLDRAADVLAQTALAELPPAVAFAEPDAAAPLPRALAGKRIAVARDVAFSFIYPANLALLETLGAEVGFFSPLADEPVPDDCDALFLPGGYPELHAATLTGNATTARSIRAHAAAGRPIVAECGGMVYLCDALTDVDGVTTPMLGLLPGQATMQRRFAALGMQQLDTRSGTMRGHTFHYSRLATPLEPVARAVRPDSASGSGEAVYCHDAIVATYMHMYWPSNQDVVVALFSGEGSVLG, from the coding sequence ATGCTCGCCTGCCCCGCGCTGTTCGTCAGTGCGCCCGCGTCGGGCCAGGGCAAGACGTCGGTGACGGCGGGCCTCGCGCGGCTGCACCGCCGGCTCGGCCGGCGCGTGCGCGTGTTCAAGACCGGGCCCGATTTTCTCGATCCGATGCTGCTCGAACGCGCGAGCGGCGCACCGGTGCATGCGCTCGATCTCGGGATGGTCGGCGAGGCCGGCTGCCGTGCGCTGCTGGCCGATGCCGCGCGCGATGCCGACCTGATCCTGATCGAAGGCGTGATGGGGCTGTTCGACGGCACGCCGAGCAGTGCCGACCTCGCGGCCGCGTTCGGCGTGCCGGTCGTCGCGGTGATTTCCGCGAAGTCGATGGCGCAGACGTTCGCGGCGATCGCGTTCGGGCTCGCGCGGTTCCGGCCGGGGCTGCCGTTTCACGGTGTGCTGGCGAATCGCGTCGGCTCGGAGCGGCACGCGGAACTGCTGCAACAGGCGCTGCCCGATGACCTGCGCTGGCTCGGGCACGTGCCGGCCGATGCGGGCATCGCTTTACCCGAAAGGCATCTTGGCCTGCACCAGCCGAGCGACATCGACGATCTCGATGCGCGCCTCGATCGCGCGGCCGACGTGCTGGCGCAAACGGCGCTTGCCGAGTTGCCGCCGGCCGTTGCGTTCGCGGAACCCGATGCAGCCGCGCCGCTGCCGCGTGCGCTCGCCGGCAAGCGGATCGCGGTGGCGCGCGATGTGGCGTTCTCGTTCATCTATCCGGCGAATCTCGCGTTGCTCGAGACGCTCGGTGCGGAAGTGGGGTTCTTCTCGCCGCTCGCCGACGAACCGGTGCCGGACGATTGCGACGCGCTGTTCCTTCCCGGTGGCTATCCGGAGTTGCACGCGGCAACGCTTACGGGAAACGCCACGACCGCACGGTCGATTCGCGCACACGCGGCGGCTGGCCGGCCGATCGTCGCGGAATGCGGGGGGATGGTGTATCTGTGTGACGCGCTGACCGATGTGGACGGCGTGACGACGCCGATGCTTGGGCTGTTGCCGGGTCAGGCGACGATGCAGCGCCGGTTCGCGGCGCTCGGCATGCAGCAGCTCGATACACGCAGCGGGACGATGCGTGGGCATACGTTCCACTATTCTCGGCTCGCGACGCCGCTGGAACCAGTCGCGCGCGCCGTACGCCCCGACAGTGCATCGGGCAGCGGTGAAGCCGTCTATTGCCACGACGCGATAGTCGCGACCTACATGCATATGTACTGGCCGTCGAATCAGGATGTGGTCGTAGCGTTGTTCAGCGGGGAAGGAAGCGTTCTAGGCTGA
- the cobO gene encoding cob(I)yrinic acid a,c-diamide adenosyltransferase: MKTDAESHQRMTERRRAGHEKKQAAAVNEKGLLIVNTGNGKGKSTAAFGMAVRVLGHGMRLGVVQFIKGALHTSERDFLGAVAECDFVTMGDGYTWNTQNRDADIATARKGWDEARRMIESGDYRMVILDELNTVLKYEYLPLDEVLATLTARPDSVHVVVTGRHAPDALIDAADLVTEMRLVKHPYKEQGVKAQRGVEF; the protein is encoded by the coding sequence ATGAAAACCGACGCCGAATCCCATCAACGGATGACCGAACGCCGCCGTGCGGGCCACGAGAAGAAGCAGGCCGCCGCCGTCAACGAAAAGGGCCTGCTGATCGTCAATACCGGCAACGGCAAGGGCAAGAGCACGGCCGCGTTCGGCATGGCCGTGCGCGTACTCGGCCACGGCATGCGGCTCGGCGTCGTGCAGTTCATCAAGGGCGCGCTGCACACGTCCGAGCGCGACTTCCTCGGCGCGGTGGCCGAATGCGATTTCGTGACGATGGGCGACGGCTATACGTGGAACACGCAGAACCGCGACGCCGACATCGCGACCGCGCGCAAGGGCTGGGACGAGGCGCGCCGGATGATCGAGAGCGGCGACTACCGGATGGTGATCCTCGACGAGCTGAACACGGTGCTGAAGTACGAATACCTGCCGCTCGACGAAGTGCTCGCGACGCTCACCGCACGTCCGGACTCGGTGCACGTCGTCGTGACCGGGCGGCATGCGCCCGATGCGCTGATCGATGCGGCCGACCTCGTCACCGAAATGCGGCTTGTCAAGCATCCGTACAAGGAACAAGGCGTGAAGGCGCAGCGCGGCGTGGAGTTCTGA
- a CDS encoding cobalamin biosynthesis protein: MMRVALGVGFRAGVTAAQLDAAIRAALARYPAAEPALIATLADKARARALRTLCARRGWPLVAFDAAQLASRPELAASGPSDAALARFGVAGVAEPCAQLAAPNGRLLGPKSIRDGVTVALAGPL; the protein is encoded by the coding sequence ATGATGCGCGTCGCGCTCGGCGTCGGTTTCCGCGCAGGCGTGACGGCCGCGCAACTCGATGCCGCGATCCGCGCGGCGCTCGCGCGGTACCCGGCCGCCGAACCCGCGCTCATTGCCACGCTCGCCGACAAGGCGCGTGCCCGCGCGCTGCGCACGCTGTGCGCGCGACGCGGCTGGCCGCTCGTCGCATTCGACGCGGCGCAACTTGCGAGCCGCCCCGAACTCGCCGCGAGCGGCCCGTCGGACGCCGCGCTCGCCCGCTTCGGCGTCGCGGGCGTGGCCGAGCCGTGCGCGCAGCTCGCGGCGCCGAACGGCCGCCTGCTCGGCCCCAAATCCATCCGGGACGGCGTGACGGTCGCACTCGCCGGCCCGCTCTGA
- the cobA gene encoding uroporphyrinogen-III C-methyltransferase has translation MSRAWLIGAGPGDADLLTLKAVHAIGAADVLLVDDLVNPDVLRHARVDAHIEHVGKRGGHASTPQETIVAAMLVHLRAGRSVARLKGGDPFVFGRGGEELAALGAAGFPVEVVNGVTAGIAAPAAIGIPVTQRGDAQGVIFVTGHGAGADEPDWRALAATRMTIVVYMGIRRLDAIAAALREGGLPGDTPCAAIENATRPEQRHVLATLDTLVERVGTAGIGSPAIVVIGRVAAFADDPAVRAALGSGA, from the coding sequence ATGAGCCGCGCGTGGCTGATCGGCGCCGGCCCCGGTGACGCCGACCTGCTGACGCTCAAGGCCGTCCACGCGATCGGCGCGGCGGACGTGCTGCTCGTCGACGATCTCGTGAACCCCGACGTGCTGCGCCATGCCCGCGTCGATGCGCACATCGAGCACGTCGGCAAGCGTGGCGGACATGCATCGACACCGCAGGAGACGATCGTCGCCGCGATGCTCGTGCATCTGCGCGCGGGTCGCAGCGTCGCGCGACTCAAGGGCGGCGATCCGTTCGTGTTCGGTCGCGGCGGCGAGGAACTGGCCGCACTCGGTGCGGCGGGATTCCCGGTCGAGGTCGTGAACGGCGTCACCGCGGGCATCGCCGCGCCGGCCGCGATCGGCATTCCGGTCACGCAGCGCGGCGACGCGCAGGGCGTGATCTTCGTCACGGGCCACGGCGCGGGCGCCGACGAACCCGACTGGCGTGCGCTCGCGGCCACGCGCATGACGATCGTCGTCTACATGGGCATCCGCAGGCTCGACGCGATTGCTGCGGCGCTGCGTGAAGGTGGTCTGCCCGGCGATACGCCGTGCGCGGCGATCGAGAACGCGACGCGCCCCGAACAGCGGCACGTGCTCGCGACGCTCGACACGCTCGTCGAACGCGTCGGCACGGCCGGCATCGGTTCACCGGCGATCGTCGTGATCGGCCGCGTCGCGGCGTTCGCCGACGATCCCGCGGTACGTGCCGCACTCGGCAGCGGCGCATGA
- a CDS encoding transglutaminase-like domain-containing protein, giving the protein MRLYAWVARNIRYVGVYFGAGPVVPHRADTVLANRYGDCKDQATLLSALLDAKGIESHTVLVNLGNRYRLPAVPDVLTFNHAIVWLPEFDVFADTTVGVLPFGALQFEASGKPALDTSTGQLIVTPPQNGHNSRSLLAYAVDLDRDGNATMTGDITLDGQEVQRARQMFIHVQPKRLADEMLRRYGLAGELQMSPRHLDDLDQPFSIALHGDLNQLALMPGPAAFAIPSLPNFGQIRSFADFVLQEKSKVFEGVCAGTRLEEHYRITLPADAHLLAIPPDVSVRVGEIAYQSTYHREGRTVDVTRVLDRNLGSNVCSGAKLAAWADAARSISKDLKRQILYR; this is encoded by the coding sequence ATGCGGTTATACGCGTGGGTCGCACGCAACATCCGTTATGTCGGCGTGTATTTCGGCGCCGGGCCGGTCGTTCCGCATCGCGCCGACACGGTTCTCGCCAACCGCTACGGCGACTGCAAGGATCAGGCGACGCTGCTGTCCGCCCTGCTCGATGCAAAGGGCATCGAGAGCCATACCGTGTTGGTCAATCTCGGCAACCGCTATCGGTTGCCGGCCGTACCCGATGTCCTGACGTTCAATCATGCGATCGTATGGCTGCCGGAATTCGACGTGTTTGCCGACACCACGGTCGGCGTGCTGCCGTTCGGCGCACTGCAGTTCGAGGCGAGCGGCAAGCCCGCGCTCGACACCTCGACCGGCCAGTTGATCGTCACGCCGCCGCAGAACGGCCACAACAGCCGCTCATTGCTGGCTTATGCGGTCGATCTCGATCGTGACGGCAATGCGACGATGACGGGCGACATCACGCTCGACGGCCAGGAAGTCCAGCGGGCGCGCCAGATGTTCATCCACGTCCAGCCGAAGCGGCTTGCCGACGAGATGCTGCGCCGCTACGGCCTCGCGGGCGAGTTGCAGATGAGCCCGCGTCATCTCGACGACCTCGACCAGCCGTTCTCGATCGCATTGCACGGCGATCTGAACCAGTTGGCGCTGATGCCCGGCCCCGCGGCATTTGCGATCCCGTCGCTGCCCAACTTCGGTCAGATCCGGAGCTTCGCCGATTTCGTGCTCCAGGAGAAAAGCAAGGTATTTGAAGGCGTATGTGCCGGAACGCGGCTCGAGGAGCACTACCGGATCACATTGCCGGCCGACGCCCACCTGCTCGCAATCCCGCCGGACGTCTCCGTACGAGTCGGGGAAATCGCCTATCAGTCCACTTATCACCGTGAAGGCCGGACCGTCGACGTGACGCGCGTGCTCGATCGCAACCTCGGCAGCAACGTGTGCAGCGGCGCGAAGCTCGCCGCGTGGGCAGACGCCGCGCGCAGCATCTCGAAGGATCTGAAGCGGCAGATCCTGTATCGCTAG
- a CDS encoding DUF3857 domain-containing protein, whose protein sequence is MLQLSIAFAADYRIERCDNLITVDPSGKRVIKVDLSIKLLTDAAIARFGQYVLSYNAQFAKVDVNSAQTVHADGSTVSVDAAQGIFDRPAPVAIAAPQFSAEHLRIVTFPALAKGDSIRLSYTLADTDTLFPGKFSVQLSFPPIEDYRSANVTLDTPDDMPVAIDARGMHQSADASRDGRRLRSYHYETPPSGPLDEQANTVAWTDIGPVFIASNFSGYAEIAHAYHIRAFDQQQQDDAIRQLAN, encoded by the coding sequence ATGCTCCAGCTTTCGATTGCGTTCGCGGCGGACTACCGGATCGAACGATGCGACAACCTGATCACGGTCGACCCATCCGGCAAACGCGTGATCAAGGTCGATCTGTCGATCAAGTTGCTGACGGATGCGGCGATCGCCCGCTTCGGCCAGTATGTGCTGTCGTACAACGCACAGTTCGCGAAGGTTGACGTCAATTCGGCGCAGACGGTACATGCCGACGGCTCGACGGTTTCGGTCGATGCTGCACAGGGCATCTTCGATCGTCCGGCACCCGTCGCGATCGCCGCGCCGCAATTCAGTGCAGAGCATTTGCGTATCGTCACGTTTCCCGCGCTCGCAAAAGGCGATTCGATCCGGCTGTCGTACACGCTGGCCGACACCGACACGCTGTTTCCCGGCAAATTCAGCGTGCAGCTCTCGTTTCCGCCGATCGAGGACTATCGCTCGGCGAACGTCACGCTCGACACGCCGGACGACATGCCGGTCGCGATCGACGCGCGTGGCATGCATCAATCGGCCGACGCGTCCCGCGACGGACGCCGGCTCCGTTCCTATCATTACGAAACGCCGCCGTCCGGCCCGCTCGACGAGCAAGCGAACACGGTGGCGTGGACGGATATCGGCCCCGTCTTCATCGCGAGCAACTTCTCCGGCTACGCGGAAATCGCCCACGCCTACCATATCCGCGCGTTCGATCAGCAGCAGCAGGACGACGCGATCCGCCAGCTCGCAAATTAG
- the cobW gene encoding cobalamin biosynthesis protein CobW, giving the protein MTLRKLPVTIVTGFLGSGKTTLMRHILQHAEGRRIAVIVNEFGELGIDGEILKGCGIGCEDADGAQGEAAGQLYELANGCLCCTVQEEFYPVMEALVERRADIDHVLIETSGLALPKPLVQAFNWPTIRNSFTVDAVVTVVDGPAAASGQFAENPQAVDAQRRADPNLDHESPLHELFADQLSSADLVIVNKADLVGDAEFAQIETAIRDEIPPQVKIVRATRGELDLAMLLGLESASEETIHLRHDHHGSAEDGDHDHHHDDFDSVVVSGDAGTREATIAALQRVVEAHTIYRAKGFAALPGAPMRLVIQGVGRRFDSYFDRRWQDGETRASRFVLIGEDLDATVLQRAFDAACAAEPQQA; this is encoded by the coding sequence ATGACCCTTCGCAAGCTTCCCGTCACGATCGTCACGGGCTTTCTCGGCAGCGGCAAGACCACGCTGATGCGCCACATCCTGCAGCACGCCGAAGGCCGCCGCATCGCGGTGATCGTCAACGAATTCGGCGAGCTCGGCATCGACGGCGAAATCCTCAAGGGCTGCGGCATCGGCTGCGAGGATGCCGACGGCGCGCAGGGCGAAGCGGCGGGCCAGCTGTACGAACTCGCGAACGGCTGCCTGTGCTGCACCGTGCAGGAAGAGTTCTATCCGGTGATGGAAGCGCTCGTCGAGCGCCGCGCGGACATCGACCACGTGCTGATCGAGACGTCCGGCCTCGCGCTGCCGAAGCCGCTCGTGCAGGCGTTCAACTGGCCGACGATCCGCAACAGCTTCACGGTCGATGCGGTCGTGACCGTGGTCGACGGGCCGGCCGCCGCGAGCGGCCAGTTCGCGGAAAACCCGCAGGCCGTCGACGCGCAGCGCCGCGCCGATCCGAACCTCGATCACGAATCGCCGCTGCACGAGCTGTTCGCCGATCAACTGTCGTCCGCCGATCTCGTGATCGTGAACAAGGCCGATCTCGTCGGCGATGCGGAATTCGCGCAGATCGAAACCGCGATCCGCGACGAGATCCCGCCGCAGGTGAAGATCGTGCGCGCGACGCGCGGCGAGCTCGATCTCGCGATGCTGCTCGGCCTCGAATCGGCATCGGAAGAAACGATCCACCTGCGTCACGACCATCACGGCTCGGCCGAGGACGGCGATCACGATCACCATCACGACGATTTCGACTCGGTGGTCGTATCGGGCGACGCCGGCACGCGCGAAGCGACGATCGCCGCGCTGCAGCGGGTCGTCGAGGCACACACGATCTATCGCGCGAAAGGCTTCGCCGCGCTGCCCGGCGCGCCGATGCGCCTCGTGATCCAGGGCGTCGGCCGCCGCTTCGACAGCTATTTCGACCGTCGCTGGCAGGATGGCGAAACGCGCGCGAGCCGCTTCGTGCTGATCGGCGAGGATCTCGACGCGACCGTGCTGCAACGCGCGTTCGACGCCGCGTGCGCGGCCGAGCCGCAACAGGCGTAA
- the cobN gene encoding cobaltochelatase subunit CobN, whose translation MHLLRTTPGGFVDDTQGVVRIDQQPADIVILSSADTTLSLLASVVPHLPAGFPSVRLANVTFLRQPASVDFYVDDVLQHAKSVVIDHLGGEAYWPYGIEQAVSLASKRRQQLAMFSGDLQEDPNLVAKSTVAPDLCRLWWRYLREGGVHNAGALLRSIAFHTLGFGDEPELPRPLPAAALYHPARDRASVDDWRPRWTPGAPVVAILFYRAHWQAANTAVFDALADALVEEGLNPLPIAVTSLKDAVSREVITQLCDTHDVALVLNTTAFAAGAIDSPEHDVLAGDAPVLQVILSGGNRDAWVADNQGLHARDIAMHIALPEVDGRIVTRAVSFKGLAYRCPLTEVDVVRYQPDAERIAFVAALARGWCRLRTLGNADKRVALILANYPQSEGRIGNGVGLDTPASALRVLAALRDAGYTVADLPPDGDALIARLTEGVTNDAAVHALRPAFQSFPLADYVVRFARLPAAVRDALNERWGPPEADPTLRQGRFTIAGWRAGNVFVGIQPSRSRGENDYASYHDADLVPPHAYLAFYFWLRDAYRIDAVIHLGKHGNLEWLPGKSVALSDACWPDLTLGPLPHLYPFIVNDPGEGSQAKRRAQAVIIDHLMPPLTRAENYGPLQDLERQVDEYYEALMVDARRAKLLRKTILATIAEHRLHDELSVSPPRDTGDEDALLTRVDAWLCELKEAQIRDGLHVFGESPIDRQRRDTLLALARFPVGDGKGLRAGLIGALARDLMLGDDFDPLAADWAAPWVGPRPAILQALDASPWRHAGDTRERLERLAQQWLDGLCAADDGDPCTDATPPGDWPHTLAVIERVRATLLPALDACGGEEMRQLLRGLDGRFVPPGPSGSPSRGRPDVLPTGRNFYSVDTRAVPTQAAWSLGLKSAQQLIERHLQDHGDYPRAIGLSVWGTATMRTGGDDIAQAFALLGVRPKWAHGSHRVTDFEILPIEIFDRPRIDVTLRVSGFFRDAFPNLMHLFDAAVQAVAALDEPEELNPIRARIEREREKWVAQGVAPDEARRRAGWRVFGARPGSYGAGLQDLIDQRRWQTDADLADAYRQWGGHAYAQNSAGDAAADVFGERLATIDVVVQNQDSREHDILDSNDYYQFQGGMTAAVRHLSGQQPSIYHGDHANPVAPKMRTLREEIARVIRSRVVNPKWLDGVKRHGYKGAAELAATVDYLYGYDATARVVSDHQYALVADAYLFDDATRAFLERHNPKALHGICERFVEAMQRGLWQQPGDYRERIEAVWLASEQLQEGGRR comes from the coding sequence ATGCATCTGCTGCGCACCACGCCGGGCGGCTTCGTCGACGATACGCAGGGCGTCGTCCGGATCGACCAGCAGCCGGCCGACATCGTGATCCTGAGCTCGGCCGACACGACGCTGTCGCTGCTCGCGAGTGTCGTGCCGCATCTGCCGGCCGGTTTCCCGAGCGTGCGGCTCGCGAACGTCACGTTCCTGCGGCAACCGGCGTCGGTCGATTTCTACGTCGACGACGTGCTGCAGCATGCGAAGTCGGTCGTGATCGATCATCTCGGCGGCGAGGCGTACTGGCCGTACGGGATCGAGCAGGCCGTGTCGCTCGCGTCGAAGCGCAGGCAGCAGCTCGCGATGTTCTCGGGCGACCTGCAGGAAGATCCGAACCTCGTCGCGAAGAGCACCGTCGCGCCCGACCTGTGCCGGCTGTGGTGGCGCTACCTGCGTGAAGGCGGCGTGCACAACGCTGGGGCGCTGCTGCGCAGCATTGCATTCCACACGCTCGGGTTCGGCGACGAACCCGAGCTGCCGCGCCCGCTGCCGGCCGCGGCGCTGTATCACCCGGCGCGCGACCGCGCGAGCGTCGACGACTGGCGGCCGCGCTGGACGCCCGGCGCGCCCGTCGTCGCGATCCTGTTCTATCGTGCGCACTGGCAGGCCGCGAACACGGCCGTGTTCGATGCGCTGGCCGATGCGCTCGTCGAGGAAGGACTGAATCCGCTGCCGATCGCGGTCACGTCGCTGAAGGACGCGGTGAGCCGCGAAGTCATCACGCAGCTGTGCGACACGCACGACGTCGCGCTCGTGCTGAACACGACCGCGTTCGCGGCCGGCGCGATCGACAGCCCCGAACACGACGTGCTCGCCGGCGATGCGCCGGTATTGCAGGTGATCCTGTCCGGCGGCAATCGCGACGCGTGGGTGGCCGACAACCAGGGCCTGCATGCGCGCGATATCGCGATGCACATCGCGCTGCCCGAGGTCGACGGCCGCATCGTCACGCGCGCGGTGAGCTTCAAGGGGCTCGCGTACCGCTGCCCGCTCACCGAGGTCGACGTCGTGCGCTACCAGCCGGACGCCGAGCGGATCGCGTTCGTCGCGGCGCTCGCGCGCGGCTGGTGCCGGCTGCGCACGCTCGGCAATGCCGACAAGCGCGTCGCGCTGATTCTCGCGAACTATCCGCAAAGCGAAGGGCGGATCGGCAACGGCGTCGGGCTCGACACGCCGGCGTCCGCGCTGCGCGTGCTCGCGGCGCTGCGCGATGCGGGCTACACGGTGGCCGACCTGCCGCCCGACGGTGACGCGCTGATCGCGCGGCTCACCGAAGGCGTGACCAACGACGCGGCCGTGCATGCGCTGCGCCCCGCGTTCCAGAGCTTCCCGCTGGCCGACTACGTCGTGCGTTTCGCGCGGCTGCCGGCGGCCGTGCGCGATGCGCTGAACGAACGCTGGGGGCCGCCCGAAGCCGACCCGACGCTGCGGCAAGGGCGTTTCACGATCGCCGGCTGGCGCGCGGGCAACGTGTTCGTCGGCATCCAGCCGTCGCGCTCGCGCGGCGAGAACGACTATGCGAGTTACCACGACGCGGATCTCGTGCCGCCGCACGCGTATCTCGCGTTCTATTTCTGGCTGCGCGATGCGTATCGCATCGACGCGGTCATCCACCTCGGCAAGCACGGCAACCTCGAATGGCTGCCGGGCAAGAGCGTCGCGCTGTCCGACGCGTGCTGGCCCGACCTGACGCTCGGGCCGCTGCCGCACCTGTATCCGTTCATCGTCAACGATCCGGGCGAGGGCAGCCAGGCGAAGCGCCGCGCGCAGGCCGTGATCATCGATCACCTGATGCCGCCGCTCACCCGCGCGGAAAACTACGGCCCGCTGCAGGATCTCGAGCGGCAGGTCGACGAATACTACGAAGCGCTGATGGTCGATGCGCGGCGCGCGAAGCTGCTGCGCAAGACGATCCTCGCGACGATCGCCGAGCATCGGCTGCACGATGAACTGAGTGTGTCGCCGCCGCGCGATACGGGCGACGAGGATGCGCTGCTCACGCGCGTCGATGCGTGGCTGTGTGAACTGAAGGAAGCGCAGATTCGCGACGGGCTGCACGTGTTCGGCGAATCGCCGATCGATCGTCAGCGACGCGACACGCTGCTCGCGCTCGCGCGTTTTCCGGTGGGCGACGGCAAGGGCTTGCGTGCGGGGCTGATCGGCGCGCTCGCGCGCGATCTGATGCTCGGCGACGACTTCGATCCGCTCGCGGCCGACTGGGCCGCGCCGTGGGTTGGCCCGCGCCCGGCGATCCTGCAGGCGCTCGACGCATCGCCGTGGCGCCACGCGGGCGATACGCGCGAGCGGCTCGAACGGCTCGCGCAGCAATGGCTGGACGGGCTGTGTGCGGCCGACGACGGCGACCCGTGCACCGACGCGACGCCTCCCGGCGACTGGCCGCACACGCTCGCCGTGATCGAGCGCGTCCGCGCGACGCTGCTGCCCGCGCTCGACGCATGCGGCGGCGAGGAAATGCGCCAGCTGCTGCGCGGGCTCGACGGCCGCTTCGTGCCGCCGGGGCCGAGCGGCTCGCCGTCGCGCGGCCGCCCGGACGTGCTGCCCACGGGCCGCAATTTCTACTCGGTCGACACGCGCGCGGTGCCGACGCAGGCCGCGTGGTCGCTCGGCCTGAAATCCGCGCAGCAACTGATCGAGCGTCATCTGCAGGATCACGGCGACTATCCGCGCGCGATCGGCCTGTCGGTCTGGGGCACGGCGACGATGCGCACCGGCGGCGACGACATCGCGCAGGCGTTCGCGCTGCTCGGCGTGCGGCCGAAATGGGCGCACGGCAGCCACCGCGTGACCGACTTCGAGATCCTGCCGATCGAGATCTTCGACCGGCCGCGCATCGATGTGACGTTGCGCGTATCGGGCTTCTTCCGCGACGCATTCCCGAACCTGATGCATCTGTTCGACGCGGCCGTGCAGGCGGTGGCCGCGCTCGACGAGCCCGAGGAACTGAACCCGATCCGCGCGCGCATCGAGCGCGAACGCGAGAAATGGGTCGCGCAGGGCGTGGCTCCGGACGAAGCGCGACGCCGCGCCGGCTGGCGCGTGTTCGGCGCGCGGCCGGGCAGCTACGGCGCGGGCCTGCAGGACCTGATCGACCAGCGCCGCTGGCAGACCGACGCCGATCTCGCCGATGCGTACCGCCAGTGGGGTGGCCATGCGTACGCGCAGAACAGCGCGGGCGACGCCGCGGCCGACGTGTTCGGCGAGCGGCTTGCGACGATCGACGTCGTCGTGCAGAACCAGGACAGCCGCGAGCACGACATCCTCGATTCGAACGACTACTACCAGTTCCAGGGCGGGATGACGGCAGCCGTGCGACACCTGTCCGGGCAGCAGCCGAGCATCTATCACGGCGACCACGCGAACCCGGTCGCACCCAAAATGCGCACGCTGCGCGAGGAAATCGCGCGCGTGATCCGCTCGCGCGTCGTCAACCCGAAATGGCTCGACGGCGTGAAGCGCCACGGCTACAAGGGAGCGGCCGAGCTGGCGGCGACCGTCGACTACCTGTACGGCTATGACGCGACCGCGCGCGTGGTGTCCGACCACCAGTACGCGCTCGTCGCGGACGCATACCTGTTCGACGACGCCACCCGCGCATTCCTCGAACGGCACAATCCGAAGGCGCTGCACGGCATCTGCGAACGCTTCGTCGAGGCGATGCAGCGTGGCCTGTGGCAGCAGCCGGGCGACTATCGCGAACGGATCGAAGCGGTCTGGCTCGCGAGCGAACAACTCCAGGAAGGGGGACGGCGATGA